In Ursus arctos isolate Adak ecotype North America unplaced genomic scaffold, UrsArc2.0 scaffold_2, whole genome shotgun sequence, the genomic stretch CCTGCCCTAGGCAGTCCATGGCAGGAGAAGCCTTGAAACCAGACCCCAGCTCCTGGTTGGCACTCTTCCTACCACGCCGGCCGTGCAGCCGCCACCCTGCTGGGCTCCCAGGGGCCCTTCACCACGCCTGATGCTCACAGCAACACTTGGAGATTGGTGTCATTGTCTCCCTTTTACAGACGAGGACACTGAGACAGAGACATTAAGTAGTTTGTGCCAAGTTGCACAGGATCGGCGTCAGTGCATCTGACTTCAGAGCTCCTGCTCTTTCCAGTAGAGCGTGCTCTGCGGCATCTCTTCCTCGGATAGCAGTGAGGAAAGGATGCTTCGGCCCGCCGCTTCCAGCACAGATGCGGACCCGGGGTGGTGCCGAGAAAGTGCTCGTCTCAGCACCCGGCACATGGCACATGCATAGCAAGAGTCAGTTGTTAGTGTCGCTAACCACGTGAAGAGTGTCCTTCTAGAAGATGGTGCCCGTTTTGGCCTCTCTCCGCTGTAGCCTGGGCCACACTTCTCTACCCAGCATTGCCCAGGCCTTGGGCCGTACCTGCTCCGCTTTGTCCCCAGGACAGCCATCCCTCTGTCAGAAACACCCTCTCTCTAACTCAACCTATATGCCCATGGAAGACAAATGTAGGGTCAGAGACCTATCCAGGTGGGAGCAGTAAGAAAGAAATGAcattcagagacagagaaagtcacagagacagagagaagcagagtgaTGTCAAGAACCCGGTGGTCAGAAGCCCTGTGTCCATCTTCTCGATTGTTAGGTGGAGGAcagggtgctggggggggggggctttggggACCCCATGTGGAGCCCTTCTCTGCACTGACTCACTTTGGGACTCACTGATTCTTACCCGTCTCGAGCCTGTTTCCCTACCTATGTGCGTTCTTTAAGGCCCCTTTCACTTCTCACCATCACCACCTACGATTCCTTGACTGACCCTTGCTGAATGAGAAGACACTTCGAACTGGCAGAGAACTGAGTTTATTCAGGAAAATCAATCCGTACAATATGCACTATAGGACATCGCTCAGCTCACACCACAGACACGGGATAAACAACTGCACAATAAATTAGGGGGAAGCCCACCCGTTTCCGCCACGATGGCCTGCAGGACCTTCCGACAGACCTGTTTATTATAAATATGACAGCAGACTGTCTAGTTTCAAGTGGGATCAGGCAGCCTGGGCCCAGCCCATGGGCCTTGGAGCCCCATGCGGAGATCTGTTCAAACCTAGATTTTTCCCTGCAATATCCCAGCCCCAGAGGAGAGAatttgagaggggagagaggtctCTGCAAAACACCCTCATCTGCATAAAAATGGGgccttccccatctccctcccctcaggCACAGAACAGGAGCTGCTCCTCCCTGGGGTGTTAGCTTGCTGGTCGTCAGGCCGCAGAAGTTCCTTGATGATTCCTGTCAATCCAGGCTAGAAAGACGTCCAGCTCTCCCAGAGACTTAATGGCAGCAGACCGGGCCTCCAGCTGAAATCAGGCAAATCATCCTAAGAACATGCCTCTCTCGACTATGCAATCGTTTTCAAATCCTTCCCCATGTTGCAGTCGTCATGAGATTTTCCTTTCCTCCATCAATTATATCGGCAGAGCATGCAtaccccaaattatttttctaacagGCAACCCAAATTGTTtccctcagtttcctgatttatCCAATGCAGATATTGGCTCATAGCATCGTTCTGAGGAACATGTGTTCATATCTGCAGTGTGCTTGGGATAATAGCTGGCTCGTGGCAAGAACAGTGCAAGTCTCAGCCAGTTATAACAGGATCTGATGGAGCCTCTCCACAACGCAGCAGAGCTGTGAACAGCCTCCCGCCTCCTGACTTGCCAAAGCACTGGCATCAGTTGGGAGTGTggtggaaatgcagaatctcaggcctcaTTCCATACCTACTAGCCCAGGCTCGGCATTTTACTTTGGCAAAGTCCCCAAAGGAGGCATGTGGGAACCACTGCTTCTGCTCTACCTCTATGTGAGACGTGCATCCTGCATCTGCGCGCGTGAGAAGCGCTGTTCTCGGTCACCCCACAGAGCGCTGGCGGCAGTGACCCACCACAGGGACACCTAGCAGGTAACATGTTTGGTGCACAACACCCTACAGCTCCCTGAGGATCTTGGCTCCCTCCGCGTCACACCCACCTGAAATAGTGTGCCCTTTCCCTCAAAATTCAACACAGGTCAGTTCTGATATGTGAGGGCAGGAGACAATTGTGGAGGTGTGAGAAGGGGAGCCCAGGAAATGAGCCAAGGGGCGAAGACCAACACACTCTTGGCTGACACCCATCATTGGGAAGGCCGGCAATAAACACTTGTTGAGGAagtggagaggaggcagaggggttGGCCCATTCGCTCAGGGTCCCACGTCCATCTCCATCTTCCACATCTCCCCCTGCCTACCCTTACCTGATCATAGTTGCTGTGGATGATTCTGGTGGCATTGGTGGCTTCGTCCCTGCAGTGGCactgcctctgctcctgctgtGATCAAGTGGAGGAAGTACCCATCAGAGGACCTTTCCACCCAGCCCACTTTTTCCGCCAAGGAGGGACATTCCTCCTTCTTCCCAAGGGGGTGTGTATCAGGTGGGTCAACTTGGGTTGGAGCAGCAAGGGGGAGGAGAGTCTGTTGATAGAGTTGCCCTGTGTTTGACCAGGGCTTTTGCTCTTTCTGGGTTTACAACTCACGCGACTGGAAGGGCCAGGAAAGTAGGGGCCAAATCTTTCTTGTCACCACTCGGTGAATGCACCACCCCACAAGAGAGgcactaaatatttattggattagTTAATTAAATAATTGGTAAAATGAATCTTAACATAAGTATGGCAGGGGTCATGACTTCTAACAATTTTAGAACCCGAGGCACAGAAAGGAGAGATAATTTGCcacaaagtcacacagttaatCGTTGGCAGGGTCTGGGCTAGAACCCAAGGTTTCTCCTGGAATAAGTTTTTGTGGatttgtttgggtttggtttcatttctggtgtttgtttttaatagagcACAATGAATTTATAGGCAACCCCTAGGGATAGACTATAGGATGAAACAACCCAGAGGTCAATTGCTATGGAAACCCCAAAGGGCCACAAACAAAGAAACTGGAGGGATACGTATGATAAGCCTGGACTCCTGGGCTTGTCTCTGTCACAGGCCAGTGCTGAGATCACTTCGATATGAGGTCACCCCAGGAGGATTATCCATGAGGAAATGGGGTCTGCTGAGGTATCAGCCAGAGGAAGCCCTGAGGAAGAGGTTCTGGACAGTTCTTCCCATGGATGACAGGGCAGGGGATTTCCCTTGAGTCTAGGAATCACTTCGGAAAGCCGAGTGGGATCAGTGTGTCCTGGGCTCTCCCTGGGGCTGTTGGGGAACAGAGGGTTCTGATGTGACCACTCACACATTGTCTCAGAGCCTTCTGCATGTAGAGGAAAGAGTTGGCAATGCTGCTGATTTTTCTCAAGATTTGGGGGTTCAGCTCCTGATGGTCCTTGAATACCTTGTCCACGTAAAATGCCAGGAGGTTCTTCGTCATGCAGCAGACATCTAAGGGCTACAGACACAAATTAGAGGAAGCCCCAGGGACCCTCTTCTCTTACCGTCTCAGAGACCAAAGCAGCCTATTTGAGTAGGGGCATCAAGGAACAAAATAGCTAAaagtcaaatttttaaattcatgctGGTCTCAGAGTATCCATGTCCTCTCACCACATCAAAGCTACTTGTGATGAAGGCACTGAAGAGAGATTGTAGTTCCTCTTTTTTTATGGCCAGGAAATATAACAGCAAGCAATGGAACCCAGTCACAGACTAGAATTCTCTCTGCAGCATCCCACATGGCACCACTAACTTCAGCTTAAACCCTTCCAGGCATTTGGTGTCTCCCTTTCGAAAGGATCTAAGTCTGTGCAGCTTTCTGGAAAAATACTTCCTTATGTTGTGCTGcagtccgccccccccccatacccTCTCCCACCCATCAACATGTGTGTAAATACATGCATATACCTATCAGTAGCTCTTGCACACCAGGTGTGTGCTGGGCACTATTCCTTCCATCATAATGACGTTGTATTTATCCTGACTGCCCTGCTCTGCTCCGCCTCCACCCCCCCCAATCCATCCTTTTTAAACTGCAGGGATCATTTGAATGGAGCTAAGATTTGCAAGAATGGAAACTGACAGCTGCAGAAATGTGCACCTCTGGGCGGGTCTGCAGCTGGCACAGTGGGTACGCCTCtaagggggcggggcggggcggggacgGGGCTTGGATTCCCAGGACCCAGCCCAGAGCTGTTGGCTAGGCTGAGTTTCCTTCTAGCAATTTACACGCTGCCCCGAGAGCCAGTGAGTTGCTGGGCAGGAGATTTATAGCTCGGTCTGAGAAGGGAGGGGTGTGAAGCAGGACAGTGCATCCATCTTCATTAACACTGAAGCAGCAAAGCCTCCTTGGCCCCACAGACAGCTTTTCCTAGATGGCAAACTCTACTTGCAACGCAAaacccttctcctccttctctcctgctgGTTCCCTTAACCAAAGAAGCAAAAAGTGGCACAACTTTGTTTTatcggggaggggggggaggcaGAAATATGATAAAGACCTGCATGCTCATTGACTCTTATGTCACATCAGCTATTTCTGGAcctagagaagagaaagaatctggAGACAGAGGGGGCTTGAGGGTTCAACCACTGGCTCAACCACTTACTAGTCATTTTCTCTCCCAAGCTATCTATTTGCTCATTTGAAAATGATGGCTTTGGAACAGGTAGCCTTCTGGGTCCCTTCCAACTGCACTATCCTATGAGTCTCTCATACAGTTGGCTGGAATAGTATTTAGTAAGTGACTACATCTATTTACTACAAATAGATCAGGCCCAACACTGCCTAGAAGAATTATCTCACTCAGAGAagccaacaggaaaaaaaaaaaagtaactcatTGCAATTGTCCTTTGCACTCTGGCCgataaatatctgaaaaagaactgGATCTTTCTAGAATGCTTACAAGGACTGGAGGAGCTCATTTTTAAGGTCATTTCTCAGTGACCCCTTCTGTGAAGTGAATTCTCACCTTGTAAAACAACTGTTTTGTAACACACTCAACACTTCTCATCTGGACCGTTGGACTGATCTCTTTACTGGCTTTCCTGCCTCACATTTTCCATTGTAAAGAACATCACCAGACGGTCTTTCTGAAAGATCCTGTCTTTGGATCAAAAACCTACAGTGACTCCTTTTTGCTGTATTTAAGGTCAGGTCTCAGCCTGGCTTTGAAGGTTCTTGGTAAGATCACTCCAGTGTATTTCTCCACCTCATCCTCTTCCACTCACCTCACTCACCTGCCCGACCCTCACACCACAAGCCTGGTTGCCTCACTGTCCCCTGACACACATTAATTGATCTCACACACATTCTCCCTGATCTCCAGactccttcctcctttttccgCTGCCCCATAGCCAACTCAGCTTTTAAGTTACTGCTCATTTTCTCAGCTCCCCCATgaaaccttccagaatcacccTGAGCCACAGACAACCTGTCCCATTTGAGCATGTGACACCCCCAATCCCTCTCTAGGTAAGTGGTGCTACTTTGATCCCTCCTGGGGGTTTCCAAGTCCCTGAAATACAAGTGTGCCCTAAAACATCAGCTGCCAAACAAGAAACCAGGAATATTTAGAGAGTACACTGGGgattgggaaggaaaagaagacaggGTGGGGATTTCTTTCTCAGCCCAGGGCCACTTCaccataaaaataacaatacagaaAGAACAGATACAAGCCAATACCTTAATTCTATGCAGGGTCTCCGACGTGGACAGGATGGTGACATTTTGGAAGGGGTCCTTAGCTTGCTATGGAGGGAAACATAAGGACAGACGCAAGCCATGAGGACTCCATGTCCTCCTGACACACAAAGGATAATGAAAAAGAACTTGCTCTTCAAGTTAAGACAGAAGGTGAGACACGCTCCCCTGCCCACACCTGCACCCTGAACCCATACTCACGATggtttttttgatttcttggaaAGCCTCTTCTATATGGTGTATGTCCATGGAAATCAGACACCTCCTCAGACCTCGGGCACGCACTGAACACAGGAAGAACACAGCAGCGACGAGCCAGAGGGAAACACACGGAGTCTTCATGTCCTGCAGGAAGGGGTGGAAGTCAGTTGCCCAGCTGAGAGCGGAAAGCGGTGGAGACCCCTGACCAAGCTCTCCTCTGGACCTGGCAAGGCAGGCCAGACAGCAGCCAAGAAAACAAGACTCAGTACCTCAGCCTTGTGGAGTTCATGGTCATGTGTCTCCTCCTCTGGTTTTCTTGAATCAATTGAATgagccctctcccttcccccgtTCCCCCACCTTCACCCCAGAAAGCACAACACGGTGCGCTCTCAAGTCCCAGGGAGTCTATTTGTGTGGTTATCACTCCATTATGACTCAACAGGGCTCATTTTGTCAACAGTGATGAAaagcattgtttttaataaattaaataggaaaaacaGAGTTGGTAATATGCCCTAGGAATTAGGCAACAGATCTGAAAAACCCTAAAAGCACATTTTTTACATGTTTGCTCCCAAAATAGGCGACTCCCTTTTATTATAAACCCCCGATGTGTATCTGCTTAAAATCATTTGTTTGAAGCCAACTATGAAGATGTCACCTTCTGGAGAAGATGGGAAAGGGAGGCCCAAGACACCTCCAAACAACTAACTAGCCACAGTGAAGTGAGAGAGGGGGACAAGTTGGCGACTTTCCCTCTGTCACCCACTGAACCAGGTGCTGTCAGGGGCATGTTTGCAGCTTGCTAGTCCTAGGCAGGGCCAGACGCTTCTAGTCCCAtcaccctccctgcctctgtcctctctgcctctcccatgtAACCACTCTATGGTGTCATGCAGACATATGGAGAAAAGTCTCTTGTTCTGAGTCTCTTCCCCTGACTTTTTCCAGCACTAGACCAGGACTTAGCCTTAAAGAGAAGTCTTAGGACAGCGCGTGCGACAAGACCAACCCTCTGCCCAGCATCCTCCACGGTGCTCGCCCAGACCTCTTGCTTCCAGCCgtctgtgtgcgcgcgcgcacgcgctgACGCTGAGGTGGGTGTGGCCTGTGGCCCTGCACGAGATAGGAAGCCAGCTGTGGGGGCTGCCGAGCCCACCCCCACCGCCTATTGTAGCTCCTGGTGCCAGAGCTATAAAGCACATGTGTGTGAGAGTACGAGCCTCAGTGGGCCCCATTTCCCACCACCATTCTTCAGTCTTCCTTGGGATTCCCAGGCTCTTCTCCAGAAAGCCAAGAAATAGCAAATCCTGCTCGAAAACCATTTTGCCTCATGTCTTAGTAACTCGGCGTTATTCCCCGTGAGCGTGCAGTTGTAGAATGAGACCTCACCATGTAACAGGCATCATACCAAAGGGCTTGATTCCTCTTTTTCCATCGGCAGGGAAGACTGTAGAGTCCCCCACAGCTCTATCCCCTCTCAAGGCAACTAGGACACTTCTAGAAAGTCAAGTGACTGGGAAGAGATCACAATTTTTCCTCTGACAAGACGACTCTCAGAACCAGTGGGACATCGTCTGATCACCCCATGCCAGCAGCCTCAGACATTGTGCAGAGGAGAAAGATGCCTCCGTTAGCTTGGTTAGACAATCCCAGACATCTTGGCCAATTTAGAAACAGTAGTAGCTCATGTTTATCATTCATGCCACGTGTGGGGGGTATTGTGCCAAGCATTTCCCACAATTATCTTATTGAATGCTCACAACCACCCTGTGAAGTGAGTTGTTTCTGTTCCTATTCTACCGAAGAGGAAACTGACACAGAGAAGTGAAGACACCTGCCCAAGGTAGGTggccagcaagtggcagagccagcacTGGAAGACAGGCGGGCTGGCCCTGGGGCCTGCTATCCCTACCGCCACACCATCCCATGGACAGTAGCGTTCCCTCTGGGACTCAACTGGATATCCCAGCAGCTCCTCTCCCACCAGAGAGACAGGAGCGCCTTTCTGACGTGGTCCCACTGAACTGGTGGTGATCCTTacatttaaagagt encodes the following:
- the IL19 gene encoding interleukin-19 — protein: MKTPCVSLWLVAAVFFLCSVRARGLRRCLISMDIHHIEEAFQEIKKTIQAKDPFQNVTILSTSETLHRIKPLDVCCMTKNLLAFYVDKVFKDHQELNPQILRKISSIANSFLYMQKALRQCQEQRQCHCRDEATNATRIIHSNYDQLEARSAAIKSLGELDVFLAWIDRNHQGTSAA